From Micromonospora sp. NBC_01699, a single genomic window includes:
- a CDS encoding SigE family RNA polymerase sigma factor translates to MDPSLNEFDTFVRTRTPALLRSAYLLTGDQHLAEDLVQSALARTHRAWRGLHETGNAEAYTRKTMYHLQVSWWRRRRVAESMTGELPEPRRDASTDHAHQTALRLSLRAALLKLSAKQRAVLVLRFFEDRSEAEAAELLGVSAGTVKSQTSRALARLRAVAPELADMYLLEGSAR, encoded by the coding sequence GTGGATCCCTCGCTTAACGAGTTCGACACCTTCGTCCGTACGCGTACCCCGGCGCTGCTGCGCTCGGCGTACCTGCTGACCGGGGACCAGCACCTGGCCGAGGACCTGGTCCAGTCGGCGTTGGCTCGTACCCACCGGGCCTGGCGGGGACTGCACGAGACCGGCAACGCCGAGGCGTACACCCGTAAGACCATGTACCACCTGCAAGTCTCCTGGTGGCGGCGGCGCCGGGTGGCCGAGTCGATGACCGGTGAGCTGCCCGAGCCGCGTCGGGACGCCTCGACCGACCACGCGCACCAGACCGCACTGCGGCTGTCCCTGCGGGCCGCGCTGCTGAAGCTGTCCGCGAAGCAGCGGGCGGTGCTGGTGCTGCGGTTCTTCGAGGACCGCAGCGAAGCGGAGGCGGCCGAACTGCTCGGCGTCTCCGCCGGCACGGTCAAGAGCCAGACCTCAAGGGCACTCGCCCGGCTACGCGCCGTCGCCCCCGAACTCGCCGACATGTACCTCCTGGAAGGGAGCGCCCGATGA
- a CDS encoding CBS domain-containing protein: protein MTNYRVADLMTRQVVYLSAQTTLDEAARAMADADIGDIVVTDGQSLFGMVTDRDIVVRAVAEHRDPAKTTLGSIATREIVMIEQSSTGAEAARMMRERAVRRVLVCDSDRQLVGIISLGDLAQQLDPSSALSEISEASSSS, encoded by the coding sequence ATGACCAACTATCGGGTCGCCGACCTGATGACCCGACAGGTTGTATACCTGTCGGCGCAGACCACCCTGGACGAGGCGGCCAGAGCGATGGCGGACGCGGACATCGGCGACATCGTGGTGACCGACGGGCAGAGCCTGTTCGGCATGGTGACCGACCGGGACATCGTGGTCCGGGCGGTGGCCGAGCACAGGGACCCGGCGAAGACGACGCTCGGCTCGATCGCCACCCGGGAGATCGTGATGATCGAGCAGAGTTCGACCGGGGCCGAGGCGGCCCGGATGATGCGGGAACGGGCCGTACGCCGGGTGCTGGTCTGTGACTCGGACCGTCAGCTCGTCGGGATCATCTCGCTGGGCGACCTGGCCCAGCAGCTCGACCCGTCGTCCGCGCTGAGCGAGATCAGCGAGGCGAGTTCGAGCAGTTGA
- a CDS encoding SDR family oxidoreductase yields MRVLVTGASGTLGREVVPRLHDAGHDVRGMSRRPRPAADGVEWVVGDLAAGTGVDLAVLGVDAVVHLASATGPYSGRVDVAGTRRLVTDAAEAGVRHLLYVSIVGIDKVPMRYYRLKLAAEQIVAAGAVPWSILRATQFPQLLDQILGGASRLGPVLGDRALLAQPVDPRDVAGRIAGRLDAGPSRAIEEYGGPQVLRYDEAAAAWLTARGRRRPILPIRFPGAFGRTVRAGALTTAATPTGTRTWADYLADTYGGSAEK; encoded by the coding sequence ATGAGGGTTCTGGTCACCGGTGCCAGCGGCACGCTCGGCCGGGAGGTCGTACCGCGGTTGCACGACGCCGGACACGACGTACGAGGAATGAGCCGACGGCCGCGACCGGCGGCGGACGGGGTCGAATGGGTGGTCGGCGACCTGGCCGCCGGTACCGGCGTGGACCTGGCCGTGCTCGGCGTGGACGCGGTCGTCCACCTGGCCTCCGCCACCGGGCCGTACAGCGGGCGGGTCGACGTGGCCGGCACCCGCCGGCTGGTCACCGACGCCGCCGAGGCCGGGGTACGTCACCTGCTGTACGTCTCCATCGTCGGCATCGACAAGGTGCCGATGCGGTACTACCGGCTCAAACTCGCCGCGGAGCAGATTGTGGCGGCGGGCGCGGTGCCCTGGAGCATCCTGCGGGCCACCCAGTTCCCGCAGTTGCTGGACCAGATACTCGGCGGTGCCAGCCGGCTCGGGCCGGTGCTCGGCGACCGGGCCCTGCTGGCCCAGCCGGTCGACCCGCGCGACGTGGCCGGCCGGATCGCGGGCCGGCTGGACGCCGGCCCGAGCCGGGCCATCGAGGAGTACGGCGGACCGCAGGTGCTCCGGTACGACGAGGCGGCCGCCGCCTGGCTGACCGCGCGGGGCCGACGCCGGCCGATCCTGCCGATCCGGTTTCCGGGCGCGTTCGGCCGGACGGTGCGTGCGGGTGCGCTGACCACCGCCGCCACCCCGACCGGCACCCGTACCTGGGCCGACTACCTCGCCGACACGTACGGGGGATCAGCCGAGAAATGA
- a CDS encoding dTDP-4-dehydrorhamnose 3,5-epimerase family protein, whose translation MKATELSISGAWEFVPQQFPDSRGNFLVWYDAVAFADVLGFQLSAVQMNHSVSSRGVVRGIHWADVPPGQGKYVYCPQGALLDIVVDLRVGSPTFGQHEVVRLDTIDYRALYLSEGLGHGFVALEDDTVLSYVCSTGYAPKRERIVNVLDEELALPIPTDITPKFSERDANGPSLAEVREAGLLPAYDECLRYYDSLRAGHRN comes from the coding sequence GTGAAAGCCACCGAGTTGTCGATCTCCGGTGCCTGGGAGTTCGTGCCCCAACAATTCCCCGACAGCCGTGGCAACTTCCTCGTCTGGTACGACGCCGTCGCGTTCGCCGACGTGTTGGGTTTCCAGTTGTCCGCCGTACAGATGAACCACAGTGTCTCCAGCCGCGGCGTGGTCCGGGGCATCCACTGGGCCGACGTACCGCCCGGTCAGGGCAAGTACGTCTACTGCCCGCAGGGCGCCCTGCTGGACATTGTGGTCGACCTGCGGGTCGGCTCGCCGACGTTCGGCCAGCACGAGGTGGTCCGGCTGGACACGATCGACTACCGCGCCCTCTATCTCTCCGAGGGGCTGGGCCACGGTTTTGTCGCGCTTGAGGACGACACCGTGCTGAGCTACGTCTGCTCGACCGGCTACGCCCCCAAGCGGGAGCGGATCGTGAACGTGCTGGACGAGGAACTCGCCCTGCCGATCCCGACCGACATCACCCCGAAGTTCTCCGAGCGGGACGCCAACGGCCCGAGCCTGGCCGAGGTGCGCGAGGCGGGGCTGCTCCCGGCGTACGACGAGTGCCTGCGCTACTACGACTCGCTGCGCGCCGGCCACCGGAACTGA
- a CDS encoding TetR/AcrR family transcriptional regulator — protein sequence MPRAGLTPAIVVAEAARVADEQGLDRLTLAAVAQQLGVTLPSLYKHVRGLDGLAQQLAIRALGELTERVTTATVGLSGTAAVRAMASAYRDYARTHPGSYAATLRAPDPGDPAHVVAAERSVRVVYAVLAAYGLEGDRAIDATRAMRSALHGFVTLEAAHGFGLPQNLDRSYDLLVEALDRALRSWPED from the coding sequence ATGCCTAGAGCCGGCCTCACCCCGGCGATCGTGGTCGCCGAAGCAGCCAGGGTCGCCGACGAGCAGGGACTGGACCGGCTCACCCTGGCCGCCGTCGCACAGCAGCTCGGAGTCACCCTGCCCAGCCTCTACAAACACGTACGGGGTCTGGACGGGCTGGCGCAGCAGCTCGCCATCCGGGCGCTGGGCGAGCTGACCGAGCGGGTCACCACGGCCACGGTCGGCCTGTCCGGCACCGCCGCCGTACGGGCGATGGCCTCGGCGTACCGGGACTACGCCCGTACCCACCCGGGCAGTTACGCGGCCACGCTCCGGGCACCGGACCCCGGCGACCCGGCACACGTCGTCGCCGCCGAGCGGAGCGTGCGCGTGGTCTACGCGGTGCTCGCCGCGTACGGCCTCGAAGGGGACAGGGCGATCGACGCGACCCGGGCGATGCGCAGCGCCCTGCACGGGTTCGTCACCCTGGAGGCCGCCCACGGTTTCGGGCTGCCACAGAACCTCGACCGGTCGTACGACCTGCTGGTCGAGGCCCTCGACCGGGCACTGCGCAGCTGGCCCGAGGACTGA
- a CDS encoding proline--tRNA ligase yields MLLRMSTLFLRTLREDPADAEVPSHRLLLRAGYVRRAASGGYTWLPLGKLVLDRVAQVVRDEMAAIGGQEIHFPALLPREPYESSGRWTEYGDDIFTLKDRRGAEHLLAPTHEEMAALLVRDLFSSYRDFPVILYQVQTKFRDEARPRAGLLRGREFLMKDAYSFDLNQAGLQAAYDQHRMAYQRIFDRLGLDYTIVAASSGSMGGSASEEFLAATPVGEDTFVGCTACHYAANTEAVTTPAPASGDVHAFAPAQAYDTPDTPTIESLVQLANARRLGGRDDWTAADTLKNVVLSVRRVGVAEPELLVIGIPGDREVDLKRVGVALYPNTATLFDGFADRPDLVRGYIGPQVLAKLGIRYLVDPRVVPGTAWLTGANEPGRHAVNVVSGRDFIADGTIEAAEVRAGDPCPACRSGKLTIRRGIEIGHIFQLGRRFIDAFAIDVLGPAGKPVRPIMGSYGIGVSRAVAAIAEQHHDEQGLAWPAAVAPVDVHVVAAGRGPQVEAALGLGRELADAGLRVLVDDRSQVSAGVKFADAELIGIPRTVVVGRRLADGYAELRDRASGERTELPVAEIVAQLTGLRRLAE; encoded by the coding sequence ATGCTGCTTCGGATGTCCACGCTCTTCCTTCGTACGCTGCGGGAGGATCCGGCGGACGCGGAGGTGCCGAGCCACCGGCTGCTGCTGCGGGCCGGCTACGTCCGGCGGGCCGCGTCCGGCGGCTACACCTGGCTGCCGCTGGGCAAGCTGGTGCTGGACCGGGTGGCGCAGGTGGTCCGGGACGAGATGGCCGCGATCGGCGGCCAGGAGATCCACTTCCCGGCCCTGCTGCCCCGTGAGCCGTACGAGTCGAGCGGCCGGTGGACCGAGTACGGCGACGACATCTTCACGCTCAAGGATCGGCGCGGCGCCGAGCACCTGCTCGCGCCGACGCACGAGGAGATGGCCGCACTGCTGGTACGGGACCTGTTCAGCTCGTACCGGGACTTTCCGGTGATCCTCTACCAGGTACAGACCAAGTTCCGGGACGAGGCGCGGCCCCGGGCCGGGTTGCTGCGCGGGCGGGAGTTCCTGATGAAGGACGCCTACTCGTTCGACCTGAACCAGGCCGGGTTGCAGGCCGCGTACGACCAGCACCGGATGGCGTACCAGCGGATCTTCGACCGGCTCGGGCTGGACTACACGATCGTCGCCGCCTCGTCGGGCTCGATGGGGGGGTCCGCGTCGGAGGAGTTCCTGGCCGCCACGCCGGTTGGTGAGGACACCTTCGTCGGCTGCACCGCCTGCCACTACGCGGCGAACACCGAGGCGGTGACGACGCCCGCGCCGGCCTCGGGAGACGTGCACGCGTTCGCGCCGGCGCAGGCGTACGACACCCCGGACACGCCGACGATCGAGTCGTTGGTACAGCTCGCGAACGCCCGTCGGCTCGGTGGTCGGGACGACTGGACGGCCGCGGACACGTTGAAGAACGTGGTCCTGTCGGTACGCCGGGTCGGGGTCGCCGAACCGGAACTGCTGGTGATCGGGATACCCGGCGACCGGGAGGTGGACCTGAAGCGGGTCGGGGTGGCGCTCTACCCGAACACCGCCACCCTCTTCGACGGGTTCGCCGACCGACCCGACCTGGTCCGCGGCTACATCGGGCCGCAGGTGCTGGCGAAACTCGGCATCCGGTACCTGGTCGACCCCCGGGTGGTGCCCGGCACCGCCTGGCTGACCGGCGCGAACGAGCCCGGCCGGCACGCGGTCAACGTGGTCAGCGGCCGGGACTTCATCGCGGACGGCACGATCGAGGCGGCCGAGGTCCGGGCCGGTGACCCCTGCCCGGCCTGCCGGTCCGGGAAACTGACGATCCGCCGGGGGATCGAGATCGGGCACATCTTCCAGCTCGGTCGCCGGTTCATCGACGCCTTCGCGATCGACGTGCTCGGTCCGGCCGGAAAACCGGTCCGGCCGATCATGGGCTCGTACGGCATCGGGGTCTCCCGCGCGGTAGCGGCCATCGCCGAACAGCACCACGACGAGCAGGGACTGGCCTGGCCGGCGGCGGTCGCGCCGGTCGACGTACACGTGGTGGCGGCGGGCCGGGGGCCGCAGGTCGAGGCGGCGTTGGGCCTCGGCCGGGAGTTGGCCGACGCCGGCCTGCGGGTGCTGGTCGACGACCGGTCGCAGGTGTCGGCCGGGGTCAAGTTCGCCGATGCCGAGCTGATCGGCATTCCGCGCACGGTAGTGGTCGGCCGCCGGCTCGCCGACGGGTACGCCGAACTGCGCGACCGGGCCAGCGGTGAGCGGACCGAACTGCCGGTCGCCGAGATCGTCGCCCAGCTCACCGGGCTGCGCCGGCTGGCCGAGTAG
- a CDS encoding DsbA family oxidoreductase, which produces MEIDLYADVVCPWCYIGKTRLEEALRAYDGEVTVRLRPFQLDPSPVPEPLPILEALGAKFGGTQRAEQMIARVVDVAAGAGLTLHYDHALAANTFDAHRLVWFAGQRGLDSRMVDALYRAHFVDGVDVGSPAALAGVAAGVGLDETEVREFLDSTAGTDEVRAELAEARELGISSVPTYVLAGKYAVTGAQEAETLLAALNEVAQREAAA; this is translated from the coding sequence GTGGAAATCGATCTCTATGCGGACGTCGTCTGCCCCTGGTGCTACATCGGTAAGACCCGACTCGAAGAGGCGCTCAGGGCGTACGACGGCGAGGTGACGGTCCGGCTGCGGCCGTTCCAGCTCGACCCGTCGCCGGTGCCCGAGCCGCTGCCGATACTGGAGGCGCTGGGCGCCAAGTTCGGTGGCACCCAGCGGGCGGAACAGATGATCGCCCGCGTGGTGGACGTCGCCGCCGGCGCCGGGCTGACCCTGCACTACGACCACGCGTTGGCCGCGAACACCTTCGACGCACACCGGCTGGTCTGGTTCGCCGGGCAGCGCGGGCTGGACAGCAGGATGGTCGACGCGCTCTACCGGGCCCACTTCGTCGACGGGGTCGACGTCGGTTCACCGGCCGCGCTCGCCGGCGTGGCCGCCGGGGTCGGGCTGGACGAGACCGAGGTACGGGAGTTCCTCGACTCCACCGCCGGCACCGACGAGGTACGGGCCGAGCTGGCCGAGGCCCGCGAGTTGGGCATCAGCAGCGTGCCAACCTACGTACTGGCCGGCAAGTACGCGGTCACCGGCGCCCAGGAGGCGGAGACCCTGCTCGCGGCACTGAACGAGGTGGCCCAGCGCGAGGCAGCCGCCTGA
- a CDS encoding SufE family protein has translation MGRMPPKLAEIVEEFASAPRDLVLEMLLEYSDAVPPLPAELAGHAGMEQVPECQTSFFLRAEVTPERTVDTWFDCPPEAPTTRAFAGILAEGLAGASAEEVLAVPDDLYQRMGLAQAISPLRVRGGTAILARLKRQVREQIG, from the coding sequence CTGGGTCGCATGCCACCGAAGCTCGCCGAGATCGTCGAGGAGTTCGCCTCCGCCCCGCGTGACCTGGTGCTGGAGATGCTGCTCGAATACTCCGACGCGGTCCCGCCACTGCCGGCCGAGCTGGCCGGGCACGCCGGCATGGAACAGGTCCCGGAGTGCCAGACCTCGTTCTTCCTGCGCGCCGAGGTGACCCCGGAACGTACGGTCGACACCTGGTTCGACTGCCCGCCGGAGGCGCCGACCACCCGCGCGTTCGCCGGCATCCTCGCCGAGGGGCTGGCCGGGGCGAGCGCCGAGGAGGTGCTCGCCGTACCGGACGACCTCTACCAGCGGATGGGCCTGGCTCAGGCGATCAGCCCGTTGCGCGTACGCGGCGGCACCGCGATCCTGGCCCGACTCAAGCGGCAGGTACGGGAACAGATCGGCTGA
- a CDS encoding YbaK/EbsC family protein produces the protein MGTLRTEPARTRLDLLAPPVATAVRGWPVESSVPVDDILVAPIDATLADTAAFCAAYEVGLDVSANCVVVAGKREGVTRYAACIILATTRADVNGVVRRQLDVRKASFAPMDEAVSLTGMEYGGITPIGLPAEWPILVDERVVDTKYVIIGSGVRHSKIALPGRALAALPNARVVTDLARPAA, from the coding sequence ATGGGGACCCTGCGCACCGAACCGGCCCGGACCCGCCTCGACCTGCTCGCCCCACCGGTGGCTACGGCCGTCCGGGGCTGGCCGGTCGAGTCCTCGGTGCCGGTGGACGACATCCTGGTGGCGCCGATCGACGCCACGCTCGCCGACACCGCCGCCTTCTGTGCGGCGTACGAGGTCGGGTTGGACGTGTCGGCCAACTGTGTGGTGGTGGCCGGCAAGCGTGAGGGAGTCACCCGCTACGCGGCCTGCATCATCCTCGCCACCACCAGGGCGGACGTGAACGGCGTGGTGCGCCGCCAGCTCGACGTACGCAAGGCGAGCTTCGCCCCGATGGACGAGGCGGTCAGCCTCACCGGGATGGAGTACGGCGGCATCACGCCGATCGGGTTGCCCGCCGAGTGGCCGATCCTGGTCGACGAGCGGGTGGTCGACACCAAGTACGTGATCATCGGTTCCGGCGTACGGCACAGCAAGATCGCGCTGCCCGGCCGGGCCCTGGCCGCCCTGCCCAACGCGCGCGTGGTGACCGACCTGGCCCGACCGGCCGCCTGA
- a CDS encoding alpha/beta fold hydrolase, producing the protein MTINFLDRGEGRIAYTVQGEGPLVICLPGMGELRSVYRFTVPALLDAGYRVAVPDLRGHGDSDDGFRDHDDEALAGDALALIDHLGGPAFLVGNSMGGSAAVLAAAAEPSRVTGLALIDALVRDPKLNPVLVSLMRLLLVKPWGPAAWRAYLKTLYPGRPPADQTEHLAEIATSMRRGDHWRSFVKTTRLSHAVVEGRLDAVRAPTLVVMGEKDPDFPDPVAEARYMTERLSAELLLVPDSGHYPMTEYPELVNPALVAFVDRVHANA; encoded by the coding sequence ATGACGATTAACTTCCTTGATCGCGGCGAAGGCCGGATCGCGTACACGGTGCAGGGGGAAGGTCCCCTGGTCATCTGCCTACCCGGTATGGGCGAGCTGCGCTCGGTATACCGGTTCACCGTGCCCGCCCTGCTCGACGCGGGCTACCGGGTCGCCGTACCGGACCTGCGCGGCCACGGCGACAGCGACGACGGCTTCCGCGACCACGACGACGAGGCGCTGGCCGGCGACGCCCTGGCCCTGATCGACCACCTCGGCGGCCCCGCCTTCCTGGTCGGCAACTCGATGGGTGGCAGCGCCGCCGTCCTCGCCGCGGCGGCCGAACCCTCCAGGGTCACCGGACTGGCACTGATCGACGCCCTGGTCCGGGACCCGAAACTGAACCCGGTCCTGGTTTCCCTGATGCGGCTGCTGCTGGTCAAGCCCTGGGGGCCGGCCGCCTGGCGGGCGTACCTCAAGACGCTCTACCCCGGACGGCCGCCGGCCGACCAGACCGAACACCTCGCCGAGATCGCGACGAGCATGCGCCGGGGCGACCACTGGCGCTCGTTCGTCAAGACCACCAGGCTGTCGCACGCCGTGGTCGAGGGACGGCTGGACGCGGTCCGGGCACCCACCCTGGTGGTGATGGGTGAGAAGGACCCCGACTTCCCCGACCCGGTGGCCGAGGCCCGGTACATGACCGAGCGGTTGTCCGCCGAACTGCTGCTGGTGCCCGACAGCGGGCACTACCCGATGACCGAGTACCCCGAACTGGTCAACCCGGCGCTGGTCGCCTTCGTCGACCGGGTCCACGCGAATGCCTAG